The proteins below are encoded in one region of Garra rufa chromosome 12, GarRuf1.0, whole genome shotgun sequence:
- the sp7 gene encoding transcription factor Sp7: protein MAASILEEETRYGSSPLAMLTATINKFGNTSPVRDSATPGKAGSTAPIKKAYSMTSELQSAKNNGRGNEGVADSYSGSFSSAGGLLTPTGSPPPAPTGAYGSEYNPFSSFQTSSASQDPSLLGSKATADCLTSVNTYLDMTHPYGSWYKGIHPGITAAPANATSSWWDVHTNSNWLSAGQGQPESLQAPLQPVAPQASLNPQMPSYTPDFTPLNPAPYPSVGLSSSSHLLQSSQHMLPQDMYKPKPVTTSGILDNSMGLKPARGTPGYTGGSTTGRSSCDCPNCQELERLGASAASLRKKPVHSCHIPGCGKVYGKASHLKAHLRWHTGERPFVCNWLFCGKRFTRSDELERHVRTHTREKKFTCLLCNKRFTRSDHLSKHQKTHTEASLQGKGAEEEAEPRGTEESTDSAKVAPQDPTVGGEEKSSTGNGVDSSSGLLEI from the exons TGGCCGCGTCGATTCTGGAG GAGGAAACACGTTATGGATCCAGTCCCTTGGCTATGCTAACCGCCACCATCAACAAGTTTGGGAACACCAGTCCAGTCCGAGACTCCGCCACACCTGGGAAAGCTGGAAGCACGGCACCAATTAAAAAAGCCTACAGCATGACTTCTGAACTCCAGAGCGCCAAGAATAACGGACGGGGCAACGAGGGCGTCGCGGACTCTTACAGCGGCTCCTTCAGCTCCGCCGGGGGCTTGCTCACCCCAACCGGCAGCCCTCCTCCCGCTCCCACAGGGGCGTACGGCTCCGAATACAACCCGTTCTCCAGTTTCCAAACCTCGAGTGCCTCTCAGGACCCTTCTCTCCTGGGAAGCAAAGCCACAGCGGACTGCCTGACCAGCGTCAACACCTACTTGGACATGACGCACCCCTACGGCTCCTGGTACAAGGGCATCCATCCCGGGATCACGGCCGCACCTGCGAACGCAACGTCTTCTTGGTGGGACGTCCACACCAATTCAAACTGGTTAAGCGCTGGACAAGGTCAACCTGAGAGCCTCCAAGCGCCTTTGCAACCAGTGGCTCCTCAAGCGTCCCTCAATCCGCAGATGCCGAGTTACACTCCCGACTTCACGCCTCTAAACCCAGCGCCGTATCCATCCGTAGGTTTGAGCTCATCCTCGCACCTGTTGCAATCCTCACAGCACATGCTCCCCCAGGACATGTACAAACCCAAACCTGTAACTACTTCTGGAATCCTGGACAATTCCATGGGGCTCAAACCGGCTCGAGGCACTCCCGGATACACCGGTGGATCTACCACCGGAAGGTCTTCTTGCGATTGCCCGAATTGCCAAGAGCTAGAGAGGCTGGGTGCATCAGCCGCATCTCTTCGGAAGAAACCCGTCCACAGCTGCCACATTCCCGGCTGCGGGAAGGTCTACGGCAAGGCTTCGCATCTGAAAGCCCATCTGCGTTGGCACACAGGCGAAAGACCCTTCGTCTGCAACTGGCTTTTCTGCGGGAAGCGGTTCACTCGCTCCGACGAGCTTGAGCGCCACGTCCGCACCCACACGCGGGAAAAGAAGTTCACGTGTCTCCTGTGCAATAAGCGCTTCACTCGTAGTGACCATCTAAGCAAGCATCAGAAAACCCACACGGAAGCCAGTCTGCAAGGGAAGGGAGCGGAAGAGGAGGCAGAGCCAAGAGGAACCGAGGAGTCTACGGATTCTGCTAAAGTGGCTCCTCAGGATCCGACGGTTGGCGGAGAGGAAAAGAGCAGCACGGGGAACGGTGTGGACAGCAGCAGTGGGCTGTTGGAGATATAA
- the igsf8 gene encoding immunoglobulin superfamily member 8 — protein MWITFIALLWEFQCCLCREVTLPAGPLYRVAGFSLSLPCAVSGYEGPRTQDFEWYLYREDAGGRQIGVVSTRDEGFPYLPFQSRVQGGEVRVERDSGDKARLIIQRLRAEDQGRYECYTPSTDTRFQGNYSSSVVVKVIPDTLLITHSRILSGQPVIEGTELQLTCAASVQSDQHTHVSVTFGVRSSRGTESLGHNLREIIAIDRELRVTPGHSGAYGKRYRDGEIAVEKRKGDGGRDLYVLKISAVAPEDSGSYFCEATQWIRDPDGKWERIAQRTMELGNLTVQPLADTLTVRSVPDGDVSLQPGAPLSLTCQVSGVGAWNRSALLVQWMRRGPAGGVEVEVARVSPDGVVAWGDDVSRAGGGSMEKEADGRFSLRLFSVHPADAGLYRCAVSVYAGRKTPGPTSPTTITQRSDWVTVSLKTEEVRVSASIDLPRRPLLKRGSTVTLFCNISVEITGASQVEVQWLHKPEEATKKDATLSEESTGRLLATMTHDGLTRIYSNGSDLSVDRMSAGSYRLRIFSAVEEDKGHYQCRAEVWSQDPRGGWYNTGAKAESESVQLYLYARVADLLLLPLVIGVSSALFVGILIISTVTCCFMNRLARQRSRIRK, from the exons ATGTGGATCACGTTCATCGCTTTACTGTGGG AGTTCCAGTGCTGTTTGTGCCGTGAGGTCACTCTTCCCGCCGGGCCGCTGTACCGGGTCGCAGGGTTCTCGCTGTCCCTGCCCTGTGCCGTTTCGGGATACGAAGGCCCGCGGACGCAGGATTTCGAGTGGTACCTGTATCGGGAGGATGCTGGGGGTCGACAGATCGGTGTGGTGTCTACGCGGGATGAGGGCTTCCCGTATTTGCCATTCCAGAGTCGTGTGCAGGGCGGAGAGGTTCGGGTCGAGAGGGATTCGGGCGACAAAGCCAGGCTGATAATCCAGAGGCTCCGTGCAGAGGATCAGGGCCGGTACGAGTGTTACACGCCTAGCACTGACACCCGCTTCCAAGGGAACTATAGTTCATCAGTGGTGGTCAAAG TGATTCCAGACACTCTGCTAATAACCCACTCTCGCATTCTGAGCGGCCAGCCTGTTATCGAAGGCACGGAGCTCCAGCTGACATGCGCCGCGTCCGTCCAATCAGATCAGCACACTCACGTGTCCGTCACATTCGGCGTGCGGAGCAGCAGGGGTACGGAGTCTCTGGGTCACAACCTGAGAGAGATCATCGCTATCGACCGTGAGCTGCGTGTGACGCCCGGCCACAGCGGTGCCTACGGGAAGAGATACAGGGATGGAGAGATCGCTGTGGAAAAACGCAAAGGGGACGGAGGCCGGGATCTGTATGTGTTGAAGATCAGCGCTGTAGCACCGGAGGATTCTGGGTCGTATTTCTGCGAGGCTACGCAGTGGATCAGAGATCCGGATGGCAAATGGGAACGCATCGCACAGAGGACCATGGAGCTCGGGAATCTCACCGTTCAACCGCTTG CGGACACACTGACCGTCCGCTCTGTACCAGACGGTGACGTCTCTCTGCAGCCTGGCGCTCCCCTCAGCCTCACCTGTCAGGTGTCCGGAGTGGGCGCCTGGAATCGCTCGGCGCTGCTGGTGCAGTGGATGCGGCGTGGGCCGGCGGGCGGTGTGGAGGTGGAGGTGGCCCGTGTGTCTCCTGACGGTGTGGTGGCCTGGGGTGATGATGTTAGCAGGGCGGGAGGAGGCAGCATGGAGAAGGAGGCCGACGGGAGGTTCTCTCTGCGCCTGTTCTCCGTTCACCCAGCCGACGCTGGACTCTACCGCTGCGCCGTGAGCGTCTATGCCGGGAGGAAAACGCCAGGACCGACGAGTCCCACCACAATAACGCAGAGATCAGACTGGGTCACTGTTAGCCTGAAAACTGAAG AGGTCCGTGTATCTGCTAGCATCGATTTACCGCGTCGACCGCTCCTGAAGCGCGGCAGCACCGTAACCCTCTTCTGCAACATCTCTGTGGAAATCACCGGCGCTTCGCAAGTGGAGGTGCAGTGGCTTCACAAGCCGGAAGAAGCAACAAAGAAAGACGCCACGCTTTCTGAGGAGAGCACAGGCCGCCTCCTCGCGACTATGACCCACGACGGTCTGACGCGCATCTACAGCAACGGCAGCGATTTGAGCGTGGACCGCATGTCTGCAGGCTCCTACAGGTTGAGGATCTTCTCGGCCGTCGAGGAGGATAAGGGACACTATCAGTGTCGAGCAGAGGTTTGGTCGCAGGATCCACGCGGCGGATGGTACAACACCGGTGCTAAAGCCGAGTCAGAGTCTGTACAACTGTACCTGTACGCACGAG TTGCCGATCTGCTGCTCTTACCGCTGGTGATCGGCGTGTCGTCGGCTCTGTTTGTGGGCATATTGATCATCTCCACTGTGACCTGCTGCTTCATGAACAGACTGGCTAGACAGCGCTCCCGCATAAGGAAGTAG